A window of Panicum virgatum strain AP13 chromosome 8K, P.virgatum_v5, whole genome shotgun sequence contains these coding sequences:
- the LOC120644551 gene encoding AAA-ATPase At3g28580-like isoform X2 encodes MALSVEKWVGFGSAMAGFGLLWSRMPEHVHDEARYIISSLVPMVMSYFNPYEQITISEYGQERIGRNKLFDAVSTYLRRACLDHASKLKAELRNNSKYDDPLISLDENQEVVDNFEGVRMWWRLCPKSAKNKGGTVISLFTGDSDEPRCYRLVFLKRHRTLVVDSYLPSVVREWHELIATNRQRLLFTNHSRDGKSHWIRVPYNPPAKFDMLAMDHSKKVEIMEDLTAFREAKEYHSKVGKAWKRGYLLHGPPGTGKSTMIGAMANFLEYDVYDLDLTSIKDNAELRKLFLDTTDRSIIVIEDIDAIEVELTTKRESKEAAEEKDDNHQVTIELSDKNKDKGKVTLSGLLSFVDGLWSACGTERIFVFTTNHVDRLDPALIRRGRMDRHIEMSYCRFEGFKMLAKSYITEHSLFGEIGQLLDEIDTTPADVAGSLMPRVKRRREADDCLARLVETLKKAKMKSAAPAMDSVEEAKED; translated from the exons ATGGCGTTATCTGTGGAGAAGTGGGTAGGGTTCGGGTCGGCCATGGCTGGCTTCGGCTTGCTTTGGTCGAGGATGCCGGAGCACGTCCATGATGAGGCTAGGTACATCATCAGTAGCTTGGTTCCCATGGTGATGTCCTACTTCAACCCCTATGAGCAGATCACCATCTCCGAGTACGGTCAAGAGAGGATCGGTCGGAACAAATTATTCGACGCCGTCTCCACCTACCTGAGAAGGGCGTGCTTGGATCATGCAAGCAAGCTCAAGGCCGAGCTCCGCAACAACAGCAAGTACGACGACCCGCTTATCAGTCTGGACGAGAACCAGGAGGTCGTCGACAACTTCGAGGGAGTCCGCATGTGGTGGAGGCTGTGCCCCAAATCCGCCAAGAACAAGGGGGGCACCGTCATCAGCCTCTTCACTGGGGACTCCGACGAGCCTCGGTGCTACAGGCTGGTGTTTCTCAAGCGCCACCGCACACTTGTGGTCGACTCCTACCTGCCCAGCGTTGTCCGGGAGTGGCACGAGCTAATCGCCACGAACCGGCAGAGGCTACTGTTCACCAACCACTCCCGAGATGGGAAGAGCCATTGGATCAGGGTCCCGTACAATCCCCCGGCGAAGTTCGACATGCTCGCCATGGACCACAGCAAGAAGGTCGAGATCATGGAGGATCTCACGGCATTCCGTGAGGCGAAGGAGTACCACTCCAAGGTCGGCAAGGCATGGAAGCGGGGATACCTCCTGCATGGGCCGCCGGGCACAGGCAAGTCCACCATGATCGGGGCTATGGCCAACTTCCTCGAGTATGATGTCTACGACCTCGACCTAACATCCATCAAGGACAACGCCGAGCTGCGGAAGCTCTTCCTTGATACGACGGACAGATCCATCATCGTTATCGAGGACATCGACGCGATCGAGGTCGAACTCACCACCAAGCGCGAGAGCAAGGAGGCAGCCGAAGAGAAAGACGACAACCACCAGGTGACGATAGAGCTGTCCGACAAGAATAAAGACAAAGGCAAAGTGACGCTGTCGGGGCTGCTCAGCTTCGTCGACGGGCTGTGGTCGGCCTGTGGCACGGAGCGGATCTTCGTGTTCACCACGAACCACGTTGACCGGCTCGACCCGGCGCTGATCCGGCGGGGTAGGATGGACAGGCACATTGAGATGTCCTACTGCCGGTTCGAGGGCTTCAAGATGCTCGCTAAGAGCTATATCACCGAACATTCACTATTCGGTGAAATCGGGCAACTGCTCGATGAGATCGACACAACTCCGGCAGACGTGGCTGGTAGCCTCATGCC GCGGGTCAAGAGGAGGAGAGAAGCAGATGACTGCTTGGCACGTTTAGTGGAAACACTGAAGAAGGCCAAGATGAAATCTGCAGCACCTGCTATGGATTCAGTGGAAGAGGCGAAAGAGGACTAA
- the LOC120644551 gene encoding AAA-ATPase At3g28580-like isoform X1, producing MALSVEKWVGFGSAMAGFGLLWSRMPEHVHDEARYIISSLVPMVMSYFNPYEQITISEYGQERIGRNKLFDAVSTYLRRACLDHASKLKAELRNNSKYDDPLISLDENQEVVDNFEGVRMWWRLCPKSAKNKGGTVISLFTGDSDEPRCYRLVFLKRHRTLVVDSYLPSVVREWHELIATNRQRLLFTNHSRDGKSHWIRVPYNPPAKFDMLAMDHSKKVEIMEDLTAFREAKEYHSKVGKAWKRGYLLHGPPGTGKSTMIGAMANFLEYDVYDLDLTSIKDNAELRKLFLDTTDRSIIVIEDIDAIEVELTTKRESKEAAEEKDDNHQVTIELSDKNKDKGKVTLSGLLSFVDGLWSACGTERIFVFTTNHVDRLDPALIRRGRMDRHIEMSYCRFEGFKMLAKSYITEHSLFGEIGQLLDEIDTTPADVAGSLMPRGKRNGEIDRLLDGMNGAPADVAGNLMLRVKRRREADDCLARLVETLKKAKMKSAAPAMDSVEEAKED from the coding sequence ATGGCGTTATCTGTGGAGAAGTGGGTAGGGTTCGGGTCGGCCATGGCTGGCTTCGGCTTGCTTTGGTCGAGGATGCCGGAGCACGTCCATGATGAGGCTAGGTACATCATCAGTAGCTTGGTTCCCATGGTGATGTCCTACTTCAACCCCTATGAGCAGATCACCATCTCCGAGTACGGTCAAGAGAGGATCGGTCGGAACAAATTATTCGACGCCGTCTCCACCTACCTGAGAAGGGCGTGCTTGGATCATGCAAGCAAGCTCAAGGCCGAGCTCCGCAACAACAGCAAGTACGACGACCCGCTTATCAGTCTGGACGAGAACCAGGAGGTCGTCGACAACTTCGAGGGAGTCCGCATGTGGTGGAGGCTGTGCCCCAAATCCGCCAAGAACAAGGGGGGCACCGTCATCAGCCTCTTCACTGGGGACTCCGACGAGCCTCGGTGCTACAGGCTGGTGTTTCTCAAGCGCCACCGCACACTTGTGGTCGACTCCTACCTGCCCAGCGTTGTCCGGGAGTGGCACGAGCTAATCGCCACGAACCGGCAGAGGCTACTGTTCACCAACCACTCCCGAGATGGGAAGAGCCATTGGATCAGGGTCCCGTACAATCCCCCGGCGAAGTTCGACATGCTCGCCATGGACCACAGCAAGAAGGTCGAGATCATGGAGGATCTCACGGCATTCCGTGAGGCGAAGGAGTACCACTCCAAGGTCGGCAAGGCATGGAAGCGGGGATACCTCCTGCATGGGCCGCCGGGCACAGGCAAGTCCACCATGATCGGGGCTATGGCCAACTTCCTCGAGTATGATGTCTACGACCTCGACCTAACATCCATCAAGGACAACGCCGAGCTGCGGAAGCTCTTCCTTGATACGACGGACAGATCCATCATCGTTATCGAGGACATCGACGCGATCGAGGTCGAACTCACCACCAAGCGCGAGAGCAAGGAGGCAGCCGAAGAGAAAGACGACAACCACCAGGTGACGATAGAGCTGTCCGACAAGAATAAAGACAAAGGCAAAGTGACGCTGTCGGGGCTGCTCAGCTTCGTCGACGGGCTGTGGTCGGCCTGTGGCACGGAGCGGATCTTCGTGTTCACCACGAACCACGTTGACCGGCTCGACCCGGCGCTGATCCGGCGGGGTAGGATGGACAGGCACATTGAGATGTCCTACTGCCGGTTCGAGGGCTTCAAGATGCTCGCTAAGAGCTATATCACCGAACATTCACTATTCGGTGAAATCGGGCAACTGCTCGATGAGATCGACACAACTCCGGCAGACGTGGCTGGTAGCCTCATGCCGCGGGGCAAGAGGAACGGTGAAATCGATCGATTGCTCGATGGGATGAATGGGGCACCGGCAGACGTGGCCGGTAACCTCATGCTGCGGGTCAAGAGGAGGAGAGAAGCAGATGACTGCTTGGCACGTTTAGTGGAAACACTGAAGAAGGCCAAGATGAAATCTGCAGCACCTGCTATGGATTCAGTGGAAGAGGCGAAAGAGGACTAA